A segment of the Azospirillum lipoferum 4B genome:
GGCACGCAGGCTGGCGAAGGCCTTTTCCGCCACCAGGGCGGCGATCTCCGCGCCGACGCCGCACAGGCGGCTCGCCTCATGCACCACCACCAGACGTCCGGTCTTGGCGACGGAGCGCAGGATGGCATCCTCGTCCAGCGGCTTCAGGCTGCGCAGGTCGATCACCTCGGCGTCGATGCCGGTGGCCGCCAGTGTGTCGGCGGCGGCCATGCAGGTGCCGACCGTCTTGGCATAGGACACCAGGGTCACGTCGCGGCCCTCGCGCCGCACCGCCGCCTTGCCCAGCGGGATGGCGTTGGCATCCTCCGGCACGTCGCCGGCGCTGTAGCCGAGCGCGATGTCGGCGAAGACCAGCACCGGGTTGTCGTCGCGGATCGCCGATTTCATCAGCCCCTTGAAGTCGGCGGGGGTGGAGGGCATGACGATCTTCAGGCCGGGGCTGTGGACGAACCAGCTCTCCACATTGTGGTTGTGCTGGGCGCCGACGCCCCAGCCGGCGCCGGTCATCGCCAGCACCACCATCGGGAAGCTGAACTGCCCGCCGGAGATGTAGCGCAGCTTGCCGGCGCTGTTGACGATCTCGTCCATGGCATAGCAGAGGAAGGGGGCGAACAGCAGGTCCACCACCGGGCGCAGGCCGGTGGCGGCGGCCCCGGCGGCGGTGCCGGCGATGATGCCCTCCGCCAGCGGGGTGTTGCGGACGCGGGCGGCGCCGAACCGCTCCAGCAGGTCGCGGCGCTTGGTGGCGACGCCTTCGCCGAAGATCATCACGGTGGGGTCGCGCTGCATCTCCTCGGCCAGGGCGGCGGAGATCGCGTCGTTGACGGTCATGGTGGTCATGATGGCGATCCTTCCGCTCAGGCGTAGACGTCGGTGGTCAGGGCATCGGGGCCCGGATAGGGGCTGGCATCGGCGAAGGCGGTCGCGGCCTCCATCGTCGCGCGGACGCGGGACTCCATGGCGGCGACGCCGTCGGCGCCGAGGCGGCCTTCACGTTCCAGCCTCGTGCGCAGGCGCAGGATCGGGTCGCGCTCCCGCCACTGGGCCAGTTCGGTGCGGTCGACATAGGCCTGGTCGTCGGGCTCGAAATGGCCGCGCAGGCGGTAGGTCATCGCCTCCAGCAGGAAGGGCTTGCCGGTGCGGCGGATGCTGTCGATGGCGGTGCAGGCGGCATCGAACACCGCCAGCGGGTCGTTGCCGTCGACCACGGCGCTTTGCACCCCCAGGGCCGCCGCCTGACCGGCGATGCCGTCGGCCAGCATGGTTTCCTTGCGGTGGACGAAGGCCTGCCACTGGTTGTTCTCGCAGACATAGAGGATCGGCAGCGTCCATACCGCGGCGAGGTTCAGCGATTCCTGGAAACGCCCTTCGGTGGCGGCGCCGTCGCCGAAGAAGCAGGCGACGATGCCCGGCTGGTCCAGCATCCTGCGCGACAGCCCGACCCCGGTCGCCAGGGCCAGTTCGCCACCGACGATGGTGGAGGTCAGCACGACGCCCAGATCCTTGGCGGAGATGTGCAGCGACCCGCTCTTGCCGCCGCAATAGCCGTCGCGCTTGCCCATCACCTCCGCCAGCATGCGGCCGGGATCGGCGCCGCGGGCCAGCAGATGGCCGGCGCTGCGGTGGTTGGTGAGGATCAGGTCGTCGGCGGTCAGCGCCGACACGACGCCGACGGCCGGCGCCTCCTGCCCCACCGAGGTGCAGGTTCCGGCGGCGCGGCCGCGGCCATGCAGGTCGATCAGCGTCTCTTCATAGGCCCGGATCAGCATCATGCGTTCCAGGGCCTGGACGGGGTCCAGTGGATGAATGCTCATGGTGGTCTCCCTGAATTCGGGGGACCGTTCGGATGCGGGGATTCTTCGTTGCGGCGCCTGATGCCTCTCTTCAGCGAAGTGGCGGGGCCTGCCGCGATGTTGCATTCCGAACGGTCTGTGTTCGGAAACGACCATAGGCACGCTAATCGAACTTCCGGTACTAACTGTTTCTTACCGGAATGCTAAAAGTTCATTAAGTGTCGCGGCCGATATAATTATCTGAATCATATCGATTTTTTCAGCGACGCGACCAGCGTGTCATCCATCCGGCCAGCCGGTCGAACCCGGCGTCGATCACCACCGCAAGTGCGGCAACGATCAAAGCGCCCTGGATGACGTAGGCTTGGTTGGATCCGTTCAGCCCGACGATGATGGGTAGGCCGAGGGTTTTCGCCCCGACGGTGGAGGCGATGGCGGCGGTGCCGACATTGATGATGACGGCGGTCCGCACGCCGGCCAGGATCACCGGGGCGGCCAACGGCAGCTCCACCTTGAACAGCACCTCCGCCGGTCCCATGCCGAGGCCGCGGGCGGAGTCCAGCACCGCAGGCGAGACGCCGTCCAGCCCGGCCACCGTGTTCTCCACCACCGGCAGCAGGGCGTAGAGCGTCAGCGCGATCAGCGCCGGCTCGGGACCGAAGCCCATCACCGGAACCGCCAGCGCCAGCACCGCCACCGGCGGGAAGGTCTGGCCCATGGTGGCGACGGTCTCCAGCAGGCCGCGGAACTCCCGCCCCCAGGGGCGCGTGACGGCGATGCCGGCCCCGCCGCCCAGCAGGATGGCGGCGAGGCTGGAGAGGCCGACCAGCACCATATGGTCCAGCGTCAGGCGGACGAAGCTCTCCGCCTCGTAGAGCGGGCGGTCGAGGCCGGGATAGAGCGTGGCGAACAGCGGCTTCAGCGACGGCATGCCCAGCACCAGCGCCACCAGCGCCACCAGCCCCAGCATCAGCCGGTCGGTCAGGAACTCCCGCGGGGCCATGCCGGCGACGGTCATGCCGCCCGGTCCGGCGCTGGACGGACGAGATCGGACAGGTGCAGCACCCCGGCGGGCTGGCCGTCACCATCCACCACCGGCAGCCGCTCGGCGCCGCGGGAAACCATTTCCGACAGGGCGCGGTGAAGCGGCGTTTCGGACGGCAGCGGCTCGCCGCCCACGCGTTCCTGCGGGCGGGCACGGTCGCCTGCCGTCTCCACCGCCAGCCGCTTCAGCCCCCATTCCTCCCGCCCCACGAGGTCGCGCACCAGCGGGCTGGCCGGGCGGGTCAGGATTTCCAGCGGGGTGGCGCATTGGATCAGGCGGCCATGGTCCATAACCGCGATGCTGTCGCCCAGCCGCAAGGCCTCGTCCATGTCGTGGGTGACGAAGACCACGGTCGTGCCGGTGCGGCGGTGGATGGTCGCCAGTTCCGTCTGCAGGCTGGCGCGGGTGATGGGATCCAGCGCGCTGAACGGCTCATCCATCAGCAGGATGCGCGGCTCCGCCGCCAGCGCGCGGGCGACGCCGACGCGCTGCTGCTGCCCGCCGGACAGCTGGTGCGGATAGGCGGAGCGGTAGCGGCGCGGGTCGAGGTTCAGCAGCTCCAGCAGCTCCGTCACCCGGTCGCGGATGCGCGGCTTCGGCCAGCCCAGCAAGGCCGGCACGGTGGCGATGTTGCGCTCCACCGTCCAATGCGGGAACAGGCCGACCGACTGGATGACATAGCCCATGCGCCGGCGCAGTTCCTCCGGCTTCAGGGAGGCGATGTCCTCGCCGTCGATGCGGATGGCGCCCTCGTCCGCCGGGATCAGCCGGTTGATCATGCGCAGCACCGTCGATTTGCCGGAGCCGGACGGGCCGATCAGCACGCGGAACTCGCCCTCCGCCACGCTGAAGGACACGGTGTCGACCGCCGTCCAGGAGCCGAAGCGCTTGCTCACGCGCTCGAAATCGATCATGGCGCACTCCTTCCCGGCGAAAGGCCGATGTGGCTGGTGGCGGCGGCGATGCCGATGGACAGCAGGGCGTCGGCCGCCACCGCCAGCAGGATGACGGGAACGGCCCCCAGCAGCACGAGGTCCAGCGCGTTGGCGAAAAGCCCCTGGAACATGATGGCGCCCA
Coding sequences within it:
- a CDS encoding alpha-ketoacid dehydrogenase subunit beta, which codes for MTTMTVNDAISAALAEEMQRDPTVMIFGEGVATKRRDLLERFGAARVRNTPLAEGIIAGTAAGAAATGLRPVVDLLFAPFLCYAMDEIVNSAGKLRYISGGQFSFPMVVLAMTGAGWGVGAQHNHNVESWFVHSPGLKIVMPSTPADFKGLMKSAIRDDNPVLVFADIALGYSAGDVPEDANAIPLGKAAVRREGRDVTLVSYAKTVGTCMAAADTLAATGIDAEVIDLRSLKPLDEDAILRSVAKTGRLVVVHEASRLCGVGAEIAALVAEKAFASLRAPVLRLTGPDAPAPASFPLEQAFVPQADAIVAAVRSQMGG
- a CDS encoding thiamine pyrophosphate-dependent dehydrogenase E1 component subunit alpha encodes the protein MSIHPLDPVQALERMMLIRAYEETLIDLHGRGRAAGTCTSVGQEAPAVGVVSALTADDLILTNHRSAGHLLARGADPGRMLAEVMGKRDGYCGGKSGSLHISAKDLGVVLTSTIVGGELALATGVGLSRRMLDQPGIVACFFGDGAATEGRFQESLNLAAVWTLPILYVCENNQWQAFVHRKETMLADGIAGQAAALGVQSAVVDGNDPLAVFDAACTAIDSIRRTGKPFLLEAMTYRLRGHFEPDDQAYVDRTELAQWRERDPILRLRTRLEREGRLGADGVAAMESRVRATMEAATAFADASPYPGPDALTTDVYA
- a CDS encoding ABC transporter permease, yielding MTVAGMAPREFLTDRLMLGLVALVALVLGMPSLKPLFATLYPGLDRPLYEAESFVRLTLDHMVLVGLSSLAAILLGGGAGIAVTRPWGREFRGLLETVATMGQTFPPVAVLALAVPVMGFGPEPALIALTLYALLPVVENTVAGLDGVSPAVLDSARGLGMGPAEVLFKVELPLAAPVILAGVRTAVIINVGTAAIASTVGAKTLGLPIIVGLNGSNQAYVIQGALIVAALAVVIDAGFDRLAGWMTRWSRR
- a CDS encoding ABC transporter ATP-binding protein; translation: MIDFERVSKRFGSWTAVDTVSFSVAEGEFRVLIGPSGSGKSTVLRMINRLIPADEGAIRIDGEDIASLKPEELRRRMGYVIQSVGLFPHWTVERNIATVPALLGWPKPRIRDRVTELLELLNLDPRRYRSAYPHQLSGGQQQRVGVARALAAEPRILLMDEPFSALDPITRASLQTELATIHRRTGTTVVFVTHDMDEALRLGDSIAVMDHGRLIQCATPLEILTRPASPLVRDLVGREEWGLKRLAVETAGDRARPQERVGGEPLPSETPLHRALSEMVSRGAERLPVVDGDGQPAGVLHLSDLVRPAPDRAA